A window from Lampris incognitus isolate fLamInc1 chromosome 5, fLamInc1.hap2, whole genome shotgun sequence encodes these proteins:
- the tmc8 gene encoding transmembrane channel-like protein 7 translates to MEEHKTVNFTRLLSDESGSSILSEESYVYYQTEIFDQLPSSKAARPQQSRQEDWEACKTPRGSQELENIVLLRGFRDKVSHLPPRCLPTCMQQKREVRDARKLEICSIGSWEAWRRSRNINRRRVWAHLRRLISGLLPWKLTLHIIEGRFGGGVKAYFVFLRYLLFLNLLHCVLIWAFILGPTTFYGRGNIIDSLRFEGNDSVLDFFLGSGFLERSPVFYKFYTLGSLNLTCLNTPLLFLGGILIILFLSLIMVVRRTMVGFKHSWLLGNHYSVNVSYKIFCGWDFAIQDPATAGLKRSFIRNDLKLYVEDRRFYLREGERTLTEWVLLYLLRIILNLVVLSLLGGAFFLIFFASKTAQACDQKIWLHWWSSLFFQYLPPFVITSVNLILPQIFRKISSFEDYSLAMQVNMTLVRSIFLKLGSLGIYLFFLLKPYKQTVFSQCWENQFGRAMYKLCIFDFLASLCKTFLLIYPRMLLQRRYPSSWLTRLLGKQRFLIPFNVLDLVHSQTISWVGVYYCPLLPFIEAVKLVATFYMKKITVLRACVPEHRMFRSSSSSFLFHFMLLLGLLMAAVTLGFSLYQFSPSSTCGPFGGGASVFNVTAACVNSLPRPAQSTLQYLASEAFALPLILAEIVILTSYVSRGRANQRAIERLKDILVMSSSDKRFLVKQHATILKAQRKTQKKLAANMVENSPVE, encoded by the exons ATGGAGGAGCATAAAACTGTCAACTTCACGAGACTCCTATCAG ATGAGAGTGGGAGTTCCATCTTGTCTGAGGAATCATATGTCTACTATCAGACAGAGATCTTTGACCAGTTGCCTAGTTCCAAGGCCGCCAGGCCCCAGCAGAGCAGACAAGAGGACTGGGAAGCCTGCAAGACCCCAAGGGGAAGCCAGGAGCTAGAGAACATTGTCCTGTTAAGAGGGTTCAGAGACAAGGTCTCTCATCTGCCGCCCAGATGTCTTCCAACgtgtatgcagcagaagagaGAAGTCAG AGATGCAAGGAAGCTGGAAATATGCAGTATTGGTAGTTGGGAAGCTTGGAGGCGAAGTCGGAATATCAACAGGAGGAGAGTGTGGGCACATCTTAGAAGGCTTATATCAGGGCTGTTGCCTTGGAAACTCACTCTGCACATCATTGAAG GTAGATTTGGTGGCGGTGTAAAGGCTTATTTTGTCTTCCTGAGATATTTGTTGTTCTTGAACCTCCTACACTGTGTGCTCATATGGGCTTTCATTCTGGGGCCTACCACGTTTTACGGCAGAGGAAACATTATCG ATTCTCTGCGCTTTGAAGGCAATGACTCAGTTTTGGACTTTTTCCTTGGATCG GGCTTCTTGGAACGTTCTCCAGTGTTCTATAAGTTCTACACACTGGGTTCCTTGAATTTGACATGCTTAAATACACCTCTACTCTTCCTCGGTGGAATCCTGATCATCTTGTTCCTCAGTCTTATTATGGTGGTCCGCAG GACAATGGTTGGCTTTAAGCACAGTTGGCTGCTAGGGAACCATTACAGTGTGAATGTGAGTTATAAGATCTTCTGTGGCTGGGACTTTGCTATCCAGGATCCTGCTACTGCCGGTCTCAAACGCAGCTTCATCAGAAATGACCTCAAG TTGTATGTGGAGGATCGGAGGTTCTACCTGCGTGAGGGTGAGAGGACCCTCACTGAGTGGGTGCTTCTCTACCTGCTGAGGATTATCCTAAACTTGGTAGTTCTGTCTCTGCTGGGTGGAGCCTTCTTCCTCATCTTCTTTGCCTCTAAAACAGCTCAGGCTTGTGACCAGAAG ATCTGGCTCCACTGGTGGAGCAGTCTGTTCTTCCAGTACCTCCCCCCCTTTGTCATCACCTCAGTCAACCTGATTCTTCCTCAGATCTTCCGGAAGATCTCATCTTTTGAAGATTATTCTCTTGCCATGCAGGTCAACATGACCCTGGTGAG GAGCATCTTCCTGAAGCTGGGCTCTCTAGGGATCTACCTGTTCTTTCTCCTTAAACCCTATAAGCAAACG GTTTTCTCGCAGTGTTGGGAGAACCAGTTTGGGAGAGCGATGTACAAGCTTTGTATATTTGACTTCCTGGCCAGTTTGTGCAAGACCTTCCTCTTGATCTACCCCAGGAT GTTGCTGCAGAGGAGGTACCCGTCATCCTGGCTGACACGATTATTAGGGAAACAACGCTTCCTGATACCTTTCAACGTGCTTGATCTGGTGCACAGTCAGACCATTTCCTGGGTGGGGGTTTACTACTGCCCTCTGCTGCCTTTCATTGAGGCAGTCAAACTGGTGGCGACATTCTACATGAAGAAG ATCACTGTTCTGCGGGCCTGTGTTCCGGAACACAGAATGTTCCGTTCCTCCAGTTCCTCGTTCCTGTTCCACTTCATGTTACTGCTGGGTCTCCTGATGGCTGCGGTAACGCTGGGCTTCAGCCTCTACCA GTTCTCCCCATCGTCTACCTGTGGTCCATTCGGTGGTGGGGCCAGTGTATTCAATGTAACGGCAGCGTGTGTGAACAGCCTTCCCAGACCAGCCCAGAGCACTCTTCAATACCTGGCCTCTGAAGCCTTTGCCCTGCCGCTCATACTGGCTGAAAT TGTGATTTTAACTTCATATGTGTCCCGGGGACGAGCTAATCAGAGGGCCATTGAAAGACTGAAAGATATACTGGTCATG AGCAGCTCAGATAAGCGTTTTCTGGTGAAACAACATGCTACGATATTGAAAGCTCAAAGGAAGACACAAAAAAAACTTGCAGCAAACATGGTGGAAAACAGCCCTGTGGAATAA
- the LOC130113479 gene encoding Fc receptor-like protein 5 isoform X2, producing the protein MTAKQILHFLVLTSLVFKISGSHSLQPVLTGPHMAILGSKVAFQCKAPDSSKQVTYELLRDRNIHIDTKTDQRGGQTASFMLKVSLEGSYHCKVTTEGNTGVSNSIRLQVVIPVSGTSVTSDPYPPVLYEGSRLVLSCVVTKGSHLSYTWFFNRREVTPSTQNWLRLPGNKLIVEEVSSENAGIYSCLAGTKIMENSMVSSSRELQVVVKGYFSTPKISFTISKDGNNYSGNVTCWSSRGSPPVTFDLILDDKETGSIEATESLAAWFNVPLVPGRDMGVAQCRIRSEVQQLMSEPLTLEVVPVGGHIKVEVEYLYTADSKMAAARLNCCLSRGTFPSFSWLFNSSHLPTETHTPSQKQSLFSHHHTFTDQMHTLILTKQGPEDSGYYQCRARDSYDDSSPWVESAAVLVQMTEATLANIEVITIGFCCFLLLALVGGMVCVMRRSPHQQANVGIGETTSSGAYPLSVTTSFSEGELGDRQILHG; encoded by the exons ATGACGGCAAAACAGATATTACATTTTTTgg tTTTGACAAGCCTGGTCTTCAAGATAA GTGGATCACACTCCCTTCAACCAGTGTTGACTGGTCCACACATGGCCATCCTGGGTTCAAAGGTAGCTTTCCAATGCAAAGCACCTGACTCCTCAAAACAAGTCACCTATGAGCTTTTGAGGGACAGAAACATCCATATTGACACGAAAACTGATCAACGAGGAGGCCAAACAGCAAGTTTCATGTTGAAGGTTTCTTTGGAGGGGTCATACCACTGCAAGGTGACAACAGAGGGAAACACTGGAGTCAGCAACAGTATTAGGCTCCAAGTAGTGA TCCCTGTCTCAGGAACCAGCGTGACCTCTGACCCTTACCCCCCTGTTCTATACGAGGGCTCGCGACTTGTCCTGAGCTGTGTTGTCACCAAGGGCTCCCACCTTTCCTACACCTGGTTCTTCAACAGGAGGGAAGTGACACCTTCAACCCAAAACTGGCTGCGCCTCCCTGGGAACAAGTTAATTGTGGAAGAAGTTTCTTCTGAGAACGCCGGAATCTATTCTTGCTTGGCTGGGACCAAGATAATGGAAAATAGTATGGTCTCAAGTAGTAGGGAACTTCAGGTTGTTGTTAAAG GCTACTTTTCAACACCAAAGATCTCTTTCACCATCTCTAAAGACGGCAACAATTACAGTGGGAATGTGACATGCTGGTCATCAAGAGGAAGCCCCCCAGTCACGTTTGACCTTATACTGGATGACAAGGAAACGGGCTCCATTGAGGCCACTGAGTCCCTGGCAGCCTGGTTTAATGTTCCTTTGGTTCCTGGGCGGGACATGGGCGTAGCTCAGTGTCGGATTAGGAGTGAGGTGCAGCAGTTGATGAGTGAGCCCCTGACTCTGGAAGTAG TCCCAGTTGGTGGCCACATAAAAGTGGAAGTTGAATATCTCTACACAGCTGACTCCAAAATGGCTGCTGCCAGACTAAACTGTTGCCTAAGCAGAGGAACCTTCCCTTCATTCTCCTGGCTCTTCAATAGCTCTCACCTTCCCACTGAGACCCACACCCCATCTCAGAAACAGTCGCTCTTTTCTCACCACCATACTTTCACTGACCAGATGCATACCCTTATCCTCACCAAGCAGGGTCCTGAGGATTCTGGGTATTACCAATGCCGCGCAAGAGACAGCTATGACGATTCATCCCCCTGGGTAGAGAGTGCAGCTGTGCTGGTCCAAATGACAG AAGCTACTCTGGCCAACATAGAGGTCATTACCATTGGATTCTGCTGTTTCCTGCTACTGGCCTTGGTAGGAGGCATGGTCTGTGTAATGAGGAGGTCTCCCCACCAGCaag CTAATGTTGGCATCGGTGAAACGACGAG CTCAGGTGCATATCCTCTGTCTGTAACCACCTCGTTTTCTGAGGGCGAGCTGGGCGATAGACAAATCCTGCATGGATAG
- the LOC130113479 gene encoding Fc receptor-like protein 5 isoform X1 — protein MTAKQILHFLVLTSLVFKISGSHSLQPVLTGPHMAILGSKVAFQCKAPDSSKQVTYELLRDRNIHIDTKTDQRGGQTASFMLKVSLEGSYHCKVTTEGNTGVSNSIRLQVVIPVSGTSVTSDPYPPVLYEGSRLVLSCVVTKGSHLSYTWFFNRREVTPSTQNWLRLPGNKLIVEEVSSENAGIYSCLAGTKIMENSMVSSSRELQVVVKGYFSTPKISFTISKDGNNYSGNVTCWSSRGSPPVTFDLILDDKETGSIEATESLAAWFNVPLVPGRDMGVAQCRIRSEVQQLMSEPLTLEVVPVGGHIKVEVEYLYTADSKMAAARLNCCLSRGTFPSFSWLFNSSHLPTETHTPSQKQSLFSHHHTFTDQMHTLILTKQGPEDSGYYQCRARDSYDDSSPWVESAAVLVQMTDQTRTVTPCFENILISPNATEATLANIEVITIGFCCFLLLALVGGMVCVMRRSPHQQANVGIGETTSSGAYPLSVTTSFSEGELGDRQILHG, from the exons ATGACGGCAAAACAGATATTACATTTTTTgg tTTTGACAAGCCTGGTCTTCAAGATAA GTGGATCACACTCCCTTCAACCAGTGTTGACTGGTCCACACATGGCCATCCTGGGTTCAAAGGTAGCTTTCCAATGCAAAGCACCTGACTCCTCAAAACAAGTCACCTATGAGCTTTTGAGGGACAGAAACATCCATATTGACACGAAAACTGATCAACGAGGAGGCCAAACAGCAAGTTTCATGTTGAAGGTTTCTTTGGAGGGGTCATACCACTGCAAGGTGACAACAGAGGGAAACACTGGAGTCAGCAACAGTATTAGGCTCCAAGTAGTGA TCCCTGTCTCAGGAACCAGCGTGACCTCTGACCCTTACCCCCCTGTTCTATACGAGGGCTCGCGACTTGTCCTGAGCTGTGTTGTCACCAAGGGCTCCCACCTTTCCTACACCTGGTTCTTCAACAGGAGGGAAGTGACACCTTCAACCCAAAACTGGCTGCGCCTCCCTGGGAACAAGTTAATTGTGGAAGAAGTTTCTTCTGAGAACGCCGGAATCTATTCTTGCTTGGCTGGGACCAAGATAATGGAAAATAGTATGGTCTCAAGTAGTAGGGAACTTCAGGTTGTTGTTAAAG GCTACTTTTCAACACCAAAGATCTCTTTCACCATCTCTAAAGACGGCAACAATTACAGTGGGAATGTGACATGCTGGTCATCAAGAGGAAGCCCCCCAGTCACGTTTGACCTTATACTGGATGACAAGGAAACGGGCTCCATTGAGGCCACTGAGTCCCTGGCAGCCTGGTTTAATGTTCCTTTGGTTCCTGGGCGGGACATGGGCGTAGCTCAGTGTCGGATTAGGAGTGAGGTGCAGCAGTTGATGAGTGAGCCCCTGACTCTGGAAGTAG TCCCAGTTGGTGGCCACATAAAAGTGGAAGTTGAATATCTCTACACAGCTGACTCCAAAATGGCTGCTGCCAGACTAAACTGTTGCCTAAGCAGAGGAACCTTCCCTTCATTCTCCTGGCTCTTCAATAGCTCTCACCTTCCCACTGAGACCCACACCCCATCTCAGAAACAGTCGCTCTTTTCTCACCACCATACTTTCACTGACCAGATGCATACCCTTATCCTCACCAAGCAGGGTCCTGAGGATTCTGGGTATTACCAATGCCGCGCAAGAGACAGCTATGACGATTCATCCCCCTGGGTAGAGAGTGCAGCTGTGCTGGTCCAAATGACAG aTCAAACAAGAACAGTAACTCCATGCTTTGAGAACATCCTAATATCTCCCAATGCAACAG AAGCTACTCTGGCCAACATAGAGGTCATTACCATTGGATTCTGCTGTTTCCTGCTACTGGCCTTGGTAGGAGGCATGGTCTGTGTAATGAGGAGGTCTCCCCACCAGCaag CTAATGTTGGCATCGGTGAAACGACGAG CTCAGGTGCATATCCTCTGTCTGTAACCACCTCGTTTTCTGAGGGCGAGCTGGGCGATAGACAAATCCTGCATGGATAG
- the si:dkey-93h22.7 gene encoding Fc receptor-like protein 5, which yields MCFLVAVIVLGLPYCAKEACASPLGDPLLDGPDVALVGAIESFNCQVLTYPKDEPILLQLFKKGDRSNLLAEYTSIAGGIGALPLIVEASHDGDLECVASVQNSSAISANITVSKPHHFKVIEPVTGVEVAVSSGSTELYEGTKLELRCGVTHGTHVTYRWSVNGQPVTPSLFPLQADDKLFIINRTTPQDSGQYICVAINQFNETMVYIAHSEALLIMVKEVVSNPDISFTVLKRDSQNVSAVVNCQSARGTPPITFLLYNSTELVSSMTVEEQDANFTVPVVLDQHMGCFQCHAENGDRTAYSRLIPLEVVTVGGPVTMRYDYDVGENFAVVSLMLHCKAAKGSHLQYQWFMNTTLLEKQGTFYRVFHHRPTGESRLQLSVGRSSAGTYHCEVSDSFDSTTVIKSVKWHLDEDALNRLPDSVVAVVFGCFFFLVAFVSGCCCVGLVHRRKRYGEISQRYLDMKSMVVAYEDELDLGEYEENIDAVREAIIDDSDQVSIASADEWSPFGELEDHPGEF from the exons ATGTGTTTTTTAGTAGCTGTGATAGTACTGG GATTGCCCTATTGTGCCAAGGAGGCTT GTGCCTCACCTCTAGGGGACCCATTGCTAGATGGCCCTGATGTAGCTTTAGTGGGGGCGATTGAGAGTTTTAATTGCCAGGTGTTGACCTACCCAAAAGACGAGCCCATCCTACTGCAGCTGTTCAA GAAGGGTGATCGCTCCAACTTGCTGGCAGAATACACTTCCATAGCCGGAGGGATAGGGGCTTTACCCTTGATCGTCGAAGCTAGCCATGATGGTGACTTGGAGTGTGTGGCCAGTGTGCAAAACAGCTCTGCAATATCAGCCAATATCACTGTCAGCAAACCTCACCATTTCAAAGTGATCG AGCCTGTGACTGGGGTGGAGGTTGCAGTCTCGTCAGGTTCAACAGAGCTTTATGAGGGAACGAAGCTGGAGCTGCGTTGTGGTGTGACCCATGGGACACATGTCACCTACAGGTGGTCAGTGAATGGCCAGCCTGTTACTCCATCTCTTTTCCCCCTTCAAGCAGATGACAAACTCTTCATCATCAATAG AACCACTCCTCAAGACAGTGGGCAATACATATGTGTTGCCATCAACCAATTCAACGAGACAATGGTCTACATCGCCCACAGTGAAGCATTACTCATCATGGTCAAAG AGGTGGTTTCCAATCCTGATATCTCATTCACTGTCTTAAAGAGGGACTCCCAGAATGTCTCTGCCGTGGTCAACTGTCAGTCAGCCAGGGGAACGCCGCCCATAACGTTTTTGCTGTACAACAGCACGGAATTAGTGTCCAGTATGACAGTAGAGGAGCAGGATGCTAACTTTACTGTTCCAGTGGTTTTGGACCAGCATATGGGATGCTTCCAGTGCCATGCAGAGAATGGAGATAGGACTGCGTATAGTCGATTGATCCCCTTGGAAGTTG TAACAGTCGGCGGGCCTGTGACAATGCGTTATGACTACGACGTTGGAGAAAACTTTGCTGTGGTCAGCCTGATGTTACACTGCAAGGCAGCAAAGGGATCCCATCTTCAGTACCAGTGGTTTATGAACACAACCCTTCTAGAGAAGCAGGGGACGTTTTACAGGGTATTTCACCACCGGCCTACAGGAGAGTCTAGACTACAGCTCTCCGTGGGAAGGAGCAGTGCAGGGACGTACCACTGCGAAGTGTCGGACAGCTTTGACAGCACCACCGTGATAAAGAGTGTAAAGTGGCACTTGGATGAAGACG CACTGAATCGTCTCCCTGACTCCGTGGTTGCGGTTGTTTtcggctgcttcttcttcttggtaGCCTTCGTATCGGGCTGCTGTTGTGTCGGATTGGTGCATA GGCGAAAGCGGTATGGTGAAATATCTCA GCGGTACCTGGACATGAAAAGTATGGTGGTCGCTTATGAAGATGAGCTG GATTTGGGAGAGTACGAAGAAAACATTGATGCGGTGCGAGAAGCTATAATAGACGATTCTGATCAG GTGTCAATAGCGTCAGCAGATGAGTGGTCACCGTTCGGGGAGCTGGAGGATCACCCGGGGGAGTTCTGA